A region of Elusimicrobiota bacterium DNA encodes the following proteins:
- a CDS encoding NADH-quinone oxidoreductase subunit I: MIRYFASIFSNSKAIVQGHWITLKYMFKPAVTIHYPDEKLVPFEMYRGALLFDQQTCISCNLCVKACPSNCIQLENAKNETGKKIAKVEWYSIDFGKCNFCRLCEEACPTKPKSVWHSLDYEVIFTKRDEMVRCWKKDFPFIGKYFDRKGQDFKDPEGQIAIHDVRPRRS, translated from the coding sequence ATGATCCGCTACTTCGCCAGCATCTTCAGCAACTCCAAGGCCATCGTCCAGGGCCATTGGATCACGCTCAAGTACATGTTCAAGCCGGCCGTCACGATCCACTATCCCGACGAGAAGCTGGTGCCCTTCGAGATGTACCGGGGCGCGCTCCTCTTCGACCAGCAGACCTGCATCTCCTGCAACCTGTGCGTGAAGGCCTGCCCGTCGAACTGCATCCAGCTCGAGAACGCCAAGAACGAGACCGGCAAGAAGATCGCCAAGGTCGAGTGGTACTCGATCGACTTCGGCAAGTGCAACTTCTGCCGCCTGTGCGAGGAGGCCTGCCCGACGAAGCCCAAGTCCGTCTGGCACTCCCTCGACTACGAGGTCATCTTCACCAAGCGCGACGAGATGGTGCGCTGCTGGAAGAAGGACTTCCCGTTCATCGGCAAGTACTTCGACCGCAAGGGCCAGGACTTCAAGGATCCGGAAGGCCAGATCGCCATCCACGACGTCCGGCCGAGGAGGAGCTAG
- the nuoH gene encoding NADH-quinone oxidoreductase subunit NuoH, giving the protein MTAFAAAKGLPTLAVEAVWVAIKVLLVVHVVLINGLWSIWWERKVSAHIQTRVGPTYAGSPKGWNFHGWAQTALDGVKLFLKEDVTPAAADKWVHALAPAMVVAPCIIAFAPVSFGDNLAAANLDIGTLYVFAFAGISVIGVVMAGWASGNKYSLLGGLRGAAQIVSYELPRGFSVVPVLMFAGSLDLQTIADAQAGYWHGIPRWFIFYPVVGQLAFVIFLIASVAETNRTPFDIPEAESELVSGFHTEYSGMKWSIFFLAEYAYVLLGSFLLATFFLGGGASPIDAVPFTLIPSWMWMLGKAMLMMFVFLWIRWTLPRFRVDQLMDFTWKFLLPWSFANIAIAGLYLAFWLK; this is encoded by the coding sequence ATGACCGCCTTCGCCGCCGCGAAGGGCCTTCCGACTTTGGCCGTCGAGGCCGTCTGGGTCGCGATCAAGGTCCTCCTCGTCGTGCACGTCGTCCTCATCAACGGGCTCTGGTCGATCTGGTGGGAGCGGAAGGTCTCGGCCCACATCCAGACGCGCGTGGGCCCGACGTACGCGGGAAGCCCGAAGGGCTGGAACTTCCACGGCTGGGCGCAGACCGCGCTCGACGGCGTCAAGCTCTTCTTGAAGGAAGACGTGACTCCCGCCGCCGCGGACAAGTGGGTGCACGCGCTGGCTCCGGCCATGGTCGTGGCCCCCTGCATCATCGCCTTCGCGCCCGTCTCGTTCGGCGACAACCTGGCGGCGGCCAACCTCGACATCGGCACGCTGTACGTCTTCGCCTTCGCCGGCATCTCGGTCATCGGCGTCGTGATGGCGGGTTGGGCCTCGGGCAACAAGTACTCCTTGCTCGGCGGCCTGCGCGGCGCCGCGCAGATCGTCAGCTACGAGCTGCCCCGCGGGTTCTCGGTGGTGCCCGTCCTCATGTTCGCGGGCTCGCTCGACCTGCAGACGATCGCCGACGCGCAGGCCGGCTACTGGCACGGGATCCCGCGCTGGTTCATCTTTTATCCCGTGGTCGGGCAGCTCGCCTTCGTGATCTTCCTGATCGCGTCGGTGGCCGAGACGAACCGCACGCCCTTCGACATCCCCGAGGCCGAGTCCGAGCTCGTCAGCGGCTTCCACACCGAGTACTCCGGCATGAAGTGGTCCATCTTCTTCCTCGCCGAGTACGCCTACGTGCTGCTGGGCTCCTTCCTCCTCGCGACCTTCTTCCTGGGCGGCGGGGCCTCGCCGATCGATGCCGTTCCCTTCACCTTGATCCCGAGCTGGATGTGGATGCTCGGCAAGGCGATGCTGATGATGTTCGTCTTCCTGTGGATCCGCTGGACCTTGCCCCGCTTCCGGGTCGACCAGCTGATGGATTTCACCTGGAAGTTCCTGCTCCCCTGGAGCTTCGCGAACATCGCGATCGCCGGCCTGTATCTCGCGTTCTGGCTCAAATGA
- a CDS encoding NADH-quinone oxidoreductase subunit A, whose product MMSAYAVVYAFVVVAVGFAAVTLGLAKLLRPSVPYARKESTYECGIPAVGSTEVKLNIRFHVFALLFVLFDVEVLYVYPWAVTARELGTLALVEMGIFIAILLLGLAFAWRKGALSWE is encoded by the coding sequence ATGATGAGCGCCTATGCCGTCGTCTACGCCTTCGTCGTCGTCGCCGTCGGCTTCGCCGCGGTGACGCTCGGCCTGGCCAAGCTCCTGCGCCCGAGCGTCCCGTACGCCCGGAAGGAAAGCACCTACGAGTGCGGCATCCCCGCGGTCGGCTCGACCGAGGTCAAGCTCAACATCCGCTTCCACGTCTTCGCCCTGCTCTTCGTGCTCTTCGACGTGGAAGTCCTCTACGTATACCCGTGGGCGGTGACCGCGCGCGAGCTCGGCACGCTCGCGCTCGTGGAGATGGGTATCTTCATCGCGATCCTGCTGCTGGGGCTCGCGTTCGCGTGGCGCAAGGGCGCGCTGAGCTGGGAGTAG
- a CDS encoding NADH-quinone oxidoreductase subunit B — MGMILEKLPGLTKGLPGGELLLTTSDYFIDLGRRQSMWPMTFGLACCAIEMMASYASRLDFDRMGVIPRASPRQADVMIVAGTVCKKMAEPILEIYHQMPEPRFVISMGSCANCGGPYYDSYSVLKGVDRIVPVDVYIAGCPPRPEALQYAVVKLQEKIAKMSLKKGLATVQQEKGSRDING; from the coding sequence ATGGGCATGATCCTCGAGAAGCTGCCGGGACTGACCAAGGGCCTGCCGGGAGGGGAGCTCCTCCTGACGACCTCGGATTACTTCATCGACCTGGGCCGCCGGCAGTCGATGTGGCCGATGACCTTCGGGCTCGCCTGCTGCGCCATCGAGATGATGGCCTCCTACGCGTCGCGCCTCGACTTCGACCGCATGGGCGTCATCCCGCGCGCGAGCCCCCGCCAGGCCGACGTGATGATCGTCGCCGGGACGGTCTGCAAGAAGATGGCCGAGCCCATCCTCGAGATTTACCATCAAATGCCCGAGCCTCGCTTCGTGATCTCGATGGGCTCCTGCGCCAACTGCGGCGGCCCGTACTACGACTCCTACTCCGTGCTCAAGGGAGTCGACCGCATCGTCCCCGTCGACGTGTACATCGCCGGCTGCCCGCCGCGCCCCGAGGCGCTGCAGTACGCCGTCGTCAAGCTCCAGGAAAAGATCGCCAAGATGTCGCTCAAGAAAGGCCTCGCGACCGTCCAGCAGGAAAAGGGCAGCCGCGACATCAACGGCTGA
- a CDS encoding NADH-quinone oxidoreductase subunit D has protein sequence MSGLKSDQLFINLGPQHPSTHGVLRIGLTINGEVIVKAVPDIGYLHRGTEKLAEVRNYHHCVVLTDRWDYVAAMPNNLVFCLAAEKLMGVKATPRADALRVIMCEMNRVASHLLFFGTYGIDLGAYTPFLYAFREREMILDLFEMICGARLTYNYIRLGGVMTDASEDWLKRTKEFVEYFKPRLDEYDTLLTYNPIFMARTQGVGIVTPEEAVSWALSGPNLRGSGVNHDVRKSDPYSGYENYEFDVPLGKTGSCWDRYFCRVQEMRQSIRIIEAAIAKLPAGPFMAPGVAKIPKPAPGEAYAHVEGARGDLGIYIASDGGISPFRMHVHAPSFINLAMLQEKLVGMKVSDVIALLGSIDIVLGEVDR, from the coding sequence ATGTCCGGACTCAAGTCGGACCAGCTCTTCATCAACCTCGGCCCCCAGCACCCGTCCACCCACGGCGTGCTCCGCATCGGCCTCACGATCAACGGCGAGGTCATCGTCAAGGCCGTGCCCGACATCGGCTACCTGCACCGCGGCACCGAGAAGCTCGCCGAGGTCCGCAACTACCACCACTGCGTCGTGCTGACCGACCGGTGGGACTACGTCGCGGCGATGCCCAACAACCTGGTCTTCTGCCTCGCCGCCGAGAAGCTGATGGGCGTCAAGGCCACACCGCGCGCCGACGCCCTGCGCGTGATCATGTGCGAGATGAACCGCGTCGCCTCGCACCTTTTGTTCTTCGGGACGTACGGCATCGACCTCGGCGCCTACACGCCGTTCCTGTACGCCTTCCGCGAGCGCGAGATGATCCTCGACCTCTTCGAGATGATCTGCGGCGCGCGCCTGACCTACAACTACATCCGCCTCGGCGGCGTGATGACGGACGCCTCCGAGGACTGGCTGAAGCGCACGAAGGAGTTCGTCGAGTACTTCAAGCCCCGCCTCGACGAGTACGACACGCTCCTCACCTACAACCCGATCTTCATGGCCCGCACGCAGGGCGTCGGGATCGTCACCCCCGAGGAGGCCGTGAGCTGGGCGCTCTCCGGCCCGAACCTGCGCGGCTCCGGCGTCAACCACGACGTCCGCAAGTCCGATCCCTACAGCGGCTACGAGAACTACGAGTTCGACGTGCCCCTCGGGAAGACCGGCTCCTGCTGGGACCGCTACTTCTGCCGCGTGCAGGAGATGCGCCAGTCCATCCGCATCATCGAGGCTGCGATCGCGAAGCTCCCGGCCGGCCCATTCATGGCTCCCGGCGTCGCGAAGATCCCCAAGCCCGCGCCCGGGGAGGCCTACGCGCACGTCGAGGGCGCGCGCGGCGACCTCGGCATCTACATCGCCTCCGACGGCGGCATCTCGCCGTTCCGGATGCACGTGCACGCGCCGTCGTTCATCAACCTCGCGATGCTCCAGGAGAAGCTCGTCGGCATGAAGGTCTCCGACGTCATCGCGCTCCTGGGCTCCATCGACATCGTCCTCGGCGAGGTGGACCGCTAA
- a CDS encoding response regulator transcription factor — protein MAKKITVAKKITVVIADDQTLFREGIKDLLENEKNISVIGEAADGREALRLVKKLKPNVILLDIKLPHMDGIEATRQIHKDCPTTNVLILSSYEDEAHVMEAIQAGANGYLSKMLPAAELVNALKTFANSGVMIPQPVMSKLIDGLRQMGSANSEASLVALTKTEIKVLSNLGQGQSNKEIAASLACSVKTIKNHLNSMFQKLSVSNRTEAVVKGIDMGLISAEKAD, from the coding sequence ATGGCCAAGAAGATCACCGTCGCGAAAAAGATCACCGTCGTCATCGCAGACGACCAGACGCTGTTCCGCGAGGGCATCAAGGACCTCCTCGAGAACGAGAAGAACATCTCCGTCATCGGCGAGGCCGCCGACGGCCGCGAGGCGCTGCGCCTCGTCAAGAAGCTGAAGCCGAACGTGATCCTCCTCGACATCAAGCTCCCCCACATGGACGGCATCGAGGCCACGCGGCAGATCCACAAGGACTGTCCGACCACGAACGTGCTGATCCTTTCTTCTTATGAGGACGAGGCCCACGTGATGGAGGCCATCCAGGCCGGCGCGAACGGCTATCTCTCGAAGATGCTCCCCGCGGCCGAACTCGTCAACGCGCTGAAGACCTTCGCGAACTCGGGCGTGATGATCCCGCAGCCCGTGATGAGCAAGCTCATCGACGGCCTGCGCCAGATGGGCTCCGCGAACTCCGAGGCCAGCCTCGTCGCGCTGACGAAGACCGAGATCAAGGTCCTCTCCAACCTCGGGCAGGGCCAGTCCAACAAGGAGATCGCCGCCTCGCTCGCCTGCAGCGTCAAGACGATCAAGAACCACCTCAACAGCATGTTCCAGAAGCTGAGCGTGTCGAACCGGACCGAGGCCGTGGTCAAAGGCATCGACATGGGCCTGATCTCCGCCGAGAAAGCCGACTAG
- a CDS encoding NADH-quinone oxidoreductase subunit C codes for MTNDEIFAKIQAKFPKIEKAAVQVKDYLTVRLNSKDELVPFAQWLKDSSFDMLETVTATDLLGPVDMKGYIRQQNFNPFLPEGGTPQIESAPTAGYPYRPAMDLLYVFFSVNERARVFVRLEQPRESVSVPSLVPLFKSADWQEREAFDLLGVRYEGHPNLIKILTPDFTQGHPLRKDYVHIKDRFDE; via the coding sequence ATGACCAACGACGAGATTTTCGCCAAGATCCAAGCGAAGTTCCCCAAGATCGAGAAGGCCGCCGTTCAGGTGAAGGATTACCTCACCGTGCGCCTGAACTCCAAGGACGAGCTGGTCCCGTTCGCCCAGTGGCTGAAGGATTCGTCCTTCGACATGCTCGAGACCGTCACCGCGACCGACCTGCTCGGACCCGTGGACATGAAGGGCTACATCCGCCAGCAGAACTTCAACCCGTTCCTGCCCGAAGGGGGGACCCCGCAGATCGAGTCGGCCCCGACCGCCGGCTACCCGTACCGCCCGGCGATGGACCTGCTCTACGTCTTCTTCTCCGTCAACGAGCGCGCCCGGGTGTTCGTGCGCCTCGAGCAGCCCCGCGAGAGCGTCAGCGTCCCGAGCCTCGTGCCCCTGTTCAAGAGCGCGGACTGGCAGGAGCGCGAGGCCTTCGACCTGCTCGGCGTCCGCTACGAAGGGCACCCGAACCTGATCAAGATCCTGACCCCCGATTTCACCCAGGGCCACCCCCTGCGCAAAGACTACGTCCACATAAAGGACCGCTTCGATGAGTAA
- a CDS encoding SAM-dependent methyltransferase, whose product MRSFRDFMESALYDPERGYYSVREKAADFYTAPELHPAFGAVLADRLALLLERAAGNAPDRVLNIVEAGCGDGTLACQVARRLREKHPGLAARVSFVLVERGRKDLTTAIRRLTAFGMPVAACTEIGKLPPFAGVLYSNELLDALPVHLLEARGGKIQEVFVDEGNREVCGPLSRPELEPHAAALAGRLQEGERHAVSLEAKAWLSAAAARVEEGFIVSIDYGKRFAPGAANPPRAFHRHAVETELTREPGARDLTASVDFEALIGAGEACGLSLDTFESLSKFLIDGGMLGFLEAAAGDDSAAYRERAKLKTLIHPEGMGEVFKVLIQRKAK is encoded by the coding sequence ATGCGCTCGTTCAGGGACTTCATGGAGTCCGCGCTATACGACCCTGAACGGGGCTATTATTCCGTCCGCGAGAAGGCCGCGGATTTCTACACCGCTCCCGAACTGCACCCCGCCTTTGGAGCGGTGCTGGCCGACAGGCTGGCGCTCCTCCTCGAGCGGGCAGCGGGGAACGCGCCGGACCGCGTCCTTAATATCGTCGAGGCCGGATGCGGGGACGGGACTTTAGCCTGCCAAGTCGCGCGGCGGCTCCGCGAAAAGCACCCGGGCCTCGCGGCCCGGGTGTCTTTCGTCCTGGTCGAGCGCGGACGCAAGGACCTGACGACGGCGATCCGCCGCCTCACCGCGTTCGGCATGCCCGTCGCGGCCTGCACCGAGATCGGGAAGCTCCCGCCCTTCGCCGGCGTGCTGTACTCCAACGAGCTGCTCGACGCCCTGCCGGTGCACCTGCTCGAGGCGCGCGGCGGGAAGATCCAGGAGGTCTTCGTCGACGAGGGGAACCGCGAGGTATGCGGCCCGCTGTCCCGGCCCGAGCTCGAGCCTCACGCCGCCGCGCTCGCCGGACGCCTTCAGGAAGGGGAGCGGCACGCGGTGAGCCTCGAGGCCAAGGCCTGGCTCTCCGCCGCGGCCGCCCGCGTCGAGGAGGGGTTCATCGTCTCCATCGACTACGGCAAGCGCTTCGCGCCCGGCGCCGCCAACCCTCCGCGCGCGTTCCACCGCCACGCCGTGGAGACCGAGCTCACGCGCGAGCCCGGAGCCCGGGACCTCACCGCGTCCGTGGACTTCGAGGCGCTGATCGGGGCGGGAGAGGCCTGCGGCCTCTCTCTTGATACCTTCGAGAGCCTCTCCAAGTTCCTGATCGACGGCGGGATGCTCGGCTTCCTCGAAGCCGCCGCCGGCGACGACTCCGCGGCCTACCGCGAGCGCGCCAAGCTCAAGACCCTGATCCACCCCGAAGGGATGGGAGAGGTCTTCAAGGTCCTTATACAGAGGAAAGCGAAATGA
- a CDS encoding S8 family serine peptidase: protein MALPRRTAMLGAVLAASLAGATVASARTAKIDARIRARRAVSAGGYAPAGAGGAAAGPRQSVLIRVAPGTPLAALRAAFPNAEFGTQAGDVVTARADDASLDALAADGRVRKIDAGVRTRPFMDAVRSSSTASGVALGTIYGAAATDLAGATGSGVVVGIVDTGIDYTHRDFMVDNTYPGTSTSRILYLWDQTISSHAGGPFPSGYNYGAQYTQSQLTTKIQGGGGTINTEDADGHGTHVASIAAGDGTGTGGSIPSGTFKGIAPSADLIVVRTTFDTADVVDGVAYIIARAAGEGKRAVVNLSLGTQSGPHDGTSGFESALGALAANTPVVVAMGNDGAAKPHAGADVNPGGTAGFVADVDVAYSGQDAELEFWVPGADHYTAEVVLGGVSGSLVAAHNSIQSTTLGGHLVQIYNSTDVGHPNGDELIYVRVNRSPWVTVPTISVTLTRTVNGGSGRVDGWVDPAGQAVSFASYVDNTRTLGEPACAQNVFGVGSYASKKYWDATDGFTYNFTSQASLGYLSSFSSQGPTRDLRQQPEVVAPGDVIAAALSAATTAYPGDNLVLTDDRHRILRGTSMAAPVVTGILAARLQYGPTRTVSDLRGILRAQARSDGATGIVPSYSWGYGKAASSPQPVSPPTGLTATTLGPSSVTWSWSSVVGADAYSLYYSTNPTVRFASGVQPPYVHTGLAANTTTGVLVKGSGGGVDGPGAFISTSTLAAPPAALPTAAPHVDSVTVSWTACPAAPAALSCWGYAVTASTAADGSGTQFAALTLNRADTSIAVTGLAPLTTYYFRQATLNYFGAATSTGPVGATTLTDLVAPISPQFSGATVSSIRFDWNGAGNASGVTYVADASTSPSFAGVVLSSATKNFYAIFTGMSTNASYYFRVAATGGPYLIPGAPTVTLAAAPAPSTAPYLGVSQTGFTVQWSSGGNTAGTQYRAEASATADFAAIAASSTTRNGFAAFSGLTPNTLYYARAIAISHAGITSDYAAFGSTPTFVLDPTLPGQPFSNQAADGFTFSFNSGGNPAGTVYTVRVATSASFSPVTASVNTTGVSASFSGLSSNRLYFADVAALNLSGTPTAYTGAVSTATTVVAPGAPASAVFSRSTGTLYTSWTTATLGPGTSFTVQASALANFSVVAGSSTTANAFAAVSGLSPNTLYYLRVRALSLNAPTPDGPWTTIGSASTLANAPAAAAAPFPLVGVASVTVAWTALPLAPQASACQGYLAELSADPAFGTIIRSSSVAAGAATANFAGLSYGTVYYTRVASLDQEGNPNYLVIGSTRTTAPTLSSGTVAGGTLTLTLPSAFAVVPSVAAQIEPGTFPPGTVVTMLSGVTLDLSNPRSSVAGLTALGNAVGVDISAGGLQPLKPVRLILTYDPLQLAPDSDPRRLLIARYDDASALWVMVPSAVDTSGNQIIATLDHFSSYSPFFAAAGASVADGVVFPQPWEIGAPNGAYGAQALTFANYPAGTTVRLMSLTGEQVWEGTAGANGVLTWDGRNKSGRSVASGTYYALIEGGGARKVRRVAVIR from the coding sequence ATGGCTCTCCCGCGCAGGACGGCGATGCTCGGGGCGGTGCTGGCCGCGTCCCTCGCCGGGGCGACGGTCGCGTCCGCTCGAACCGCGAAGATCGACGCGCGCATCCGCGCGCGCCGCGCCGTCTCCGCCGGAGGCTACGCTCCGGCCGGCGCGGGCGGCGCCGCCGCGGGCCCGCGCCAGTCCGTGCTCATCCGGGTCGCCCCCGGCACGCCGCTCGCGGCCCTGCGCGCGGCCTTCCCGAACGCCGAATTCGGCACCCAGGCCGGCGACGTCGTCACCGCGCGCGCCGACGACGCCTCGCTTGACGCCCTCGCCGCCGACGGCCGCGTGCGGAAGATCGACGCCGGCGTGCGGACCCGCCCGTTCATGGACGCCGTCCGCTCGAGCTCGACGGCGTCGGGCGTCGCCCTCGGCACGATCTACGGGGCCGCGGCGACCGACCTCGCCGGCGCGACGGGCTCGGGCGTCGTCGTCGGCATCGTCGACACGGGCATCGATTACACGCACCGGGATTTCATGGTCGACAACACCTACCCCGGGACGAGCACGTCCCGCATCCTCTACCTCTGGGACCAGACGATCAGCTCCCACGCCGGCGGGCCTTTCCCCTCCGGCTACAACTACGGCGCGCAATACACGCAGTCGCAGCTCACGACCAAGATCCAGGGCGGGGGCGGGACGATCAACACCGAGGACGCCGACGGGCACGGCACTCACGTCGCCTCGATCGCGGCGGGCGACGGCACCGGCACGGGCGGCTCCATCCCCTCCGGGACGTTCAAAGGGATCGCGCCGAGCGCGGACCTCATCGTCGTGCGCACCACGTTCGACACCGCCGACGTCGTGGACGGCGTCGCCTACATCATCGCCCGGGCCGCGGGGGAGGGCAAACGCGCGGTCGTCAACCTGAGTCTCGGCACCCAATCCGGCCCCCATGACGGGACGTCCGGCTTCGAATCCGCGCTCGGCGCCCTCGCGGCGAACACGCCGGTCGTCGTCGCGATGGGCAACGACGGGGCGGCCAAGCCCCACGCCGGGGCGGACGTCAACCCCGGCGGCACGGCGGGCTTCGTGGCCGACGTCGACGTCGCTTACTCGGGCCAGGACGCGGAGCTCGAGTTCTGGGTGCCGGGCGCCGACCACTACACGGCCGAGGTGGTGCTGGGCGGCGTCAGCGGAAGCCTCGTCGCGGCCCACAACTCGATCCAGTCGACGACCTTGGGCGGGCATCTCGTCCAGATCTACAACAGCACGGACGTCGGCCATCCCAACGGCGACGAGCTCATCTACGTCCGCGTCAACCGGTCCCCCTGGGTCACGGTCCCGACGATCTCCGTGACGCTGACGCGCACCGTCAACGGCGGGAGCGGGCGGGTCGACGGCTGGGTGGACCCGGCGGGCCAGGCCGTCAGCTTCGCCTCGTACGTCGACAACACCCGGACCCTCGGAGAGCCGGCGTGCGCGCAGAACGTCTTCGGCGTCGGCTCGTACGCGTCGAAGAAGTACTGGGACGCCACCGACGGGTTCACCTACAACTTCACGAGCCAGGCCTCGCTGGGCTATCTGTCCTCGTTCAGCTCCCAGGGACCCACGCGCGACCTGCGCCAGCAGCCGGAGGTCGTGGCACCCGGGGACGTGATCGCGGCGGCCCTGTCGGCGGCGACGACGGCCTATCCCGGCGACAACCTCGTCCTGACCGACGACCGCCACCGCATCCTGCGCGGGACGAGCATGGCGGCGCCGGTCGTGACGGGAATACTCGCCGCCCGCCTGCAGTACGGGCCGACCCGCACCGTGTCCGACCTGCGCGGCATCCTGCGCGCCCAGGCGCGGTCCGACGGCGCCACGGGGATCGTGCCCTCGTATTCGTGGGGCTACGGCAAGGCCGCGTCGAGCCCTCAGCCCGTGTCCCCTCCGACGGGCTTGACGGCGACGACTCTCGGCCCGAGCTCGGTCACCTGGAGCTGGAGCTCGGTCGTCGGAGCGGACGCCTACTCGCTTTATTATTCGACGAACCCGACCGTGCGCTTCGCGTCGGGCGTCCAGCCCCCCTACGTCCACACCGGCCTGGCGGCGAACACGACGACGGGAGTGCTCGTCAAAGGCAGCGGGGGAGGCGTGGACGGCCCCGGCGCCTTCATCAGCACCTCGACCTTGGCCGCGCCGCCGGCGGCCCTGCCGACGGCGGCGCCGCACGTCGACAGTGTGACCGTCTCCTGGACCGCGTGCCCGGCGGCCCCGGCGGCGCTCTCGTGCTGGGGGTACGCGGTCACGGCCTCGACGGCGGCCGACGGGAGCGGGACCCAGTTCGCGGCCCTGACTCTGAACCGCGCGGACACCTCGATCGCCGTCACCGGACTGGCGCCGCTGACCACCTACTATTTCCGCCAGGCGACGCTGAACTACTTCGGGGCGGCGACCTCGACCGGCCCGGTCGGCGCGACGACCTTGACCGACCTCGTCGCCCCGATCAGCCCTCAGTTCAGCGGCGCGACCGTCTCCTCGATCCGGTTCGACTGGAACGGCGCCGGCAACGCCTCGGGCGTCACCTACGTCGCGGACGCCTCGACCTCCCCCTCTTTCGCCGGGGTCGTGCTGAGCAGCGCGACGAAGAACTTCTACGCGATCTTCACCGGCATGTCGACGAACGCGAGCTACTACTTCCGCGTCGCGGCGACCGGCGGCCCGTACCTCATCCCCGGCGCGCCGACCGTGACCTTGGCGGCCGCTCCCGCGCCGTCGACCGCCCCTTACCTCGGGGTCTCCCAGACGGGCTTCACTGTGCAATGGTCGTCGGGCGGCAACACGGCCGGCACCCAGTACCGGGCCGAGGCCTCGGCGACCGCGGACTTCGCCGCGATCGCCGCCTCGTCGACCACTCGCAACGGCTTCGCCGCGTTCTCCGGTCTGACGCCGAACACCCTCTACTACGCCCGCGCGATCGCGATCTCCCACGCCGGGATCACGAGCGATTACGCGGCCTTCGGGTCCACGCCCACTTTCGTGCTCGATCCGACTTTGCCGGGCCAGCCCTTCTCCAACCAGGCCGCGGACGGGTTCACCTTCAGCTTCAACTCGGGCGGCAACCCGGCCGGGACGGTGTATACGGTGCGAGTGGCGACCAGCGCCTCGTTCTCGCCGGTGACGGCCAGCGTTAACACCACCGGCGTCTCGGCCTCGTTCAGCGGCCTGAGCTCCAACCGCCTCTATTTCGCCGACGTCGCGGCCCTGAACCTCTCGGGGACCCCGACCGCTTACACCGGCGCCGTGTCGACGGCGACCACCGTGGTCGCGCCGGGCGCGCCCGCCTCCGCCGTCTTCTCGCGCTCGACCGGGACCCTCTACACGAGCTGGACGACGGCGACGCTCGGGCCGGGGACGAGCTTCACCGTCCAGGCCTCGGCGCTGGCGAACTTCTCTGTCGTCGCGGGTTCCTCGACGACGGCCAACGCGTTCGCCGCGGTCTCGGGCCTGAGCCCGAACACCCTCTATTATCTGCGCGTGCGCGCGTTGAGCCTCAACGCGCCGACGCCGGACGGACCGTGGACGACGATCGGCTCGGCCTCGACCCTGGCCAACGCGCCCGCCGCGGCGGCGGCTCCGTTCCCGCTGGTCGGCGTGGCGAGCGTGACGGTGGCGTGGACCGCGCTGCCGCTGGCGCCCCAGGCCTCGGCCTGCCAGGGCTACCTGGCGGAGCTGTCGGCCGACCCGGCCTTCGGGACTATCATACGCTCGAGCTCCGTGGCGGCCGGCGCCGCGACGGCGAACTTCGCCGGCCTGAGCTACGGCACGGTCTACTACACGCGCGTGGCCTCCCTCGACCAGGAAGGGAACCCGAACTACCTCGTCATCGGCTCGACGCGGACCACCGCTCCGACGCTGTCCTCCGGCACTGTCGCCGGCGGGACCTTGACCCTGACCTTGCCCTCGGCGTTCGCCGTCGTCCCCTCCGTCGCGGCCCAGATCGAGCCCGGCACCTTCCCGCCCGGCACCGTCGTCACGATGCTGTCGGGCGTGACCCTCGACCTGTCGAACCCGCGCAGTTCGGTGGCGGGCCTGACCGCGCTCGGCAACGCCGTCGGCGTCGACATCTCCGCGGGCGGGCTGCAGCCCCTGAAGCCGGTGCGGCTGATCCTGACGTACGACCCGCTGCAGCTGGCTCCGGACTCCGACCCGCGGCGCCTGCTGATCGCGCGCTACGACGACGCGTCGGCGCTCTGGGTCATGGTGCCGTCCGCCGTGGACACGAGCGGGAACCAGATCATCGCGACCCTCGACCATTTCTCCTCCTACTCCCCCTTCTTCGCCGCGGCCGGCGCCTCGGTCGCGGACGGCGTCGTGTTCCCCCAGCCCTGGGAGATCGGCGCGCCGAACGGCGCGTACGGCGCGCAGGCCCTGACCTTCGCGAACTACCCCGCCGGCACGACCGTCCGTCTGATGTCCCTGACCGGGGAGCAGGTCTGGGAAGGCACGGCGGGCGCCAACGGCGTCCTGACCTGGGACGGGCGCAACAAGTCCGGGCGCAGCGTCGCCAGCGGCACCTATTACGCCCTCATCGAGGGCGGCGGGGCGCGCAAGGTCCGGCGCGTGGCGGTGATCCGGTGA